In Nerophis ophidion isolate RoL-2023_Sa linkage group LG02, RoL_Noph_v1.0, whole genome shotgun sequence, one DNA window encodes the following:
- the LOC133548258 gene encoding mucin-17, with the protein MPTDSTESNTSPETSTTVGTMQTTNNDQSTATSSSSTETEVSATLPPKTTGFTETSAEYRTDTAVTNLETTQASLTSTEPLTTVIRSTPYVTQATSTSDSPSTPECKEGDCQCQAGECKYSVELGRCHCLCPDNIYGETCSFGQNNTTPDIDTGAIPTRKADITLEIKISFLDAYNNLSSPESLDFITKLQKKLEPLCNQAEPEAFKKVRVVKLSPGSTPAARRERGLYQDTKDQSANALIKKIKFLLKKSNAKVEVVAPSPSSVAATSRAEYSYPNNQTQIEWLNTHLDDNLAQILKENISLVSQAFSNASVQFKEVVSTPVEINNITDLQPFINCSMFVNYTAEVVGDQWQCVGPCKRWPDSCSVHGECLNDVYKGAVCRCYESSIKQYYGQQCQLYRWGPGFYGALFGSIAVFLLLLTTVLAVFLLKKRHMYLWKRNRFSGFLDFEEDFFDFTDTGITGTYTPENF; encoded by the exons ATGCCCACGGATTCAACTGAATCCAACACATCACCAGAAACATCCACCACTGTGGGAACAATGCAGACTACCAACAATGATCAGTCCACTGCAACATCCAGTTCTTCTACAGAGACTGAGGTTTCTGCAACTTTGCCTCCAAAGACCACTGGATTCACAGAGACTTCAGCTGAGTATAGGACAGACACAGCAGTAACCAATCTGGAAACAACCCAAGCCTCTCTAACCAGCACCGAACCATTGACAACAG TAATCCGCAGCACGCCATATGTTACACAAGCTACGTCTACAAGTGATTCTCCAAGTACTCCCGAGTGCAAAGAAGGGGACTGTCAGTGTCAAGCAGGCGAGTGCAAGTACAGCGTAGAGCTTGGCAGATGTCACTGCCTTTGCCCTGACAACATTTATGGAGAGACGTGCTCCTTCGGACAAAACAACACAACTCCTGATATTG ATACTGGTGCCATACCTACGCGAAAAGCAGATATTACTTTGGAAATCAAGATCAGCTTCCTGGACGCTTATAATAATTTGTCATCTCCAGAGTCACTAGATTTCATCACCAAATTACAAAAGAAG CTTGAACCCCTATGCAACCAAGCGGAACCTGAAGCCTTTAAAAAAGTACGAGTCGTCAAGTTATC ACCAGGAAGTACTCCTGCAGCAAGGCGAGAAAGGGGCCTCTACCAGGACACCAAAGATCAGTCCGCCAACGCCCTAATCAAGAAG ATCAAGTTTCTGCTGAAGAAGTCCAACGCCAAAGTTGAAGTCGTGGCTCCGTC ACCGAGTAGCGTGGCCGCGACAAGCCGAGCGGAGTACTCGTATCCGAACAACCAAACCCAAATCGAATGGCTCAACACTCACCTCGACGACAACTTGGCCCAAATCCTGAAGGAGAACATCAGCCTGGTCTCTCAGGCCTTCAGCAACGCAAGCGTGCAGTTCAAAGAAGTCGTCTCCACGCCAGTCGAGATCAACA ACATCACAGACTTGCAGCCTTTTATCAACTGCTCAATGTTTGTGAATTACACCGCTGAAGTGGTGGGAGATCAGTGGCAGTGTGTTGGACCGTGCAAGAGGTGGCCCGACTCCTGCAGTGTACACGGGGAATGTCTTAATGATGTTTACAAAGGAGCCGTTTGCAG GTGCTACGAGTCCAGCATCAAGCAGTACTACGGCCAGCAATGCCAGCTCTACCGATGGGGTCCTGGCTTCTATGGAGCTTTGTTTGGATCCATAGCAGTGTTCCTGCTGCTCCTCACCACCGTCCTCGCTGTATTCCTGCTCAAAAAGAGACACATGTACCTCTG GAAGAGAAATCGCTTTAGCGGTTTCTTGGATTTTGAAGAAGATTTCTTTGACTTCACAGACACAG GAATAACTGGGACTTACACTCCTGAAAATTTTTAG